The Fusobacterium periodonticum 1_1_41FAA genomic sequence TTTGTTCCAACAGGTCATCTGCTTTTTTCATTTTACAAATTATTACAACTATGGTATACTTAAATTAGTTCTAAATAGAACTATTTAAAAATAAATAAAAGGATTGATGTATATGCAAAGATTAGGTGGCTTTTTAATATCAAAATTAAAACAATTACAGAGTAGAGCACTAGCACAATGTATAAGCAAAAAAGGTATAGATGCTTTCAGTGGAGAACAAGGAAAGATTTTATTTGTACTTTGGCAAAAAGATAAAATCACTCAAAAAGAACTGGCTTCTAAAACAAGTTTAGCTAAGAATACAATCACAGCTATGCTTGAAAAAATGGAAAAAAATAATTTAATTAAAAGAATAACTGATGAAAATGACAAAAGAAAATCATTGGTAATTTTAACAGACTATGCAAATTCTTTAAAAAAATCTTTTGATGAAATTTCAGATGAAATGTTACAAAAGTTTTATAAAAATTTTAGTGGAGAAGAAATAGATAAGTTTGAAGAATATTTACATAGAATTATTAGGAATTTAGAAGAAAATGAAGAAGGTGAAGAATTATGATAAGTCAATTAACGAAATTATTGACAGAAGATTTTAAATTTTTTCTTAATCTAACAGTGGAACATATTTTAATTTCATTGTTAGCTATAAGTATTGCTAGTGTACTTGGAATTATTCTAGGAATAATAATAAGTGAATATAGAAAATTTTCAGGCTTAATATTGGGAACTGTCAATATACTTTATACTATACCTTCAATAGCATTATTAGGATTTTTTATCACTATCACAGGAGTTGGAAATACAACAGCACTTATTGCTTTAATAATATATGCACTTTTACCAATAATAAGAAGCACATACACAGGAATTGTAAATATAAATCCTTTGATTATTGAGGCATCAGAGGGGATGGGAAGCACAAAATTACAACAACTATTCAAGGTTAAATTACCTCTAGCATTGCCAGTTTTAATGTCAGGTATCAGAAATATGGTTACAATGACAATAGCACTTGCAGGTATAGCTTCTTTTGTTGGAGCAGGAGGTTTAGGGGTTGCAATTTATAGAGGTATAACAACTAACAATTCAGCTATGACTTTTCTTGGAAGCTTACTTATAGCACTTTTAGCTTTGATTTTTGATTTTATATTAGGAATTATAGAGAAAAGGTTGACTAATCATAAAAAAACAAAGTATAAAGTAAATTTTAAACTTATAATTTTAGGGCTTTTCATAATTATATTCAGAACATATTTTTCTTTAAATTCAAAGAAAGATAAAGCTATAAATATTGCAACAAAACCTATGACAGAGGGCTATATTTTAGGACAAATGTTAACCGAACTTATTGAACAAGATACAGATTTAAAAGTTAATATCACAAATGGAGTTGGTGGTGGAACTTCCAATATACACCCTGCGATAGTTAAGGGAGAGTTTGACCTATACCCTGAATATACAGGAACTTCCTGGGAAGCTGTATTGAAAAAAGAAGGTAGCTATGATGAAAGTCAATTTGATGAATTGCAAAAAGAATATAAAGAAAAATACAATTTAGAATATGTAAATTTATATGGTTTTAACAATACTTATGGTTTAGCAGTAAATAAAGATATTGCAGAAAAATATAATTTAAAAACATATAGTGATTTAGCAGCAGTATCAAATAATTTAATTTTTGGTGCAGAATATGATTTCTTTGAAAGAGAAGATGGCTATAAAGAATTACAAAAAATATATAATGTGGATTTTAAAAAGAAAATAGATATGGATATCGGACTTAAATATCAAGCTATGAAAGATAAAAAAATTGATGTTATGATAATTTTTACAACAGATGGACAACTGGCAATATCTGATGTAGTTGTTTTAGAAGATGATAAAAAGATGTATCCATCATATAGAGCTGGAACAGTTGTAAGAAGTGAGATTTTATCTAAATATCCAGAGTTAAAACCAGTTTTAGAAAAATTGAATAATATCTTGGATGATAAAACAATGGCAGATTTGAATTATCAAGTTGAAAGTGAAGGAAAGAAACCAGAAGATGTAGCAAGAGAATATTTACAGGAAAAAGGTTTATTGGGGGCTAAATAATGATAGAATTTAAAAATATTAGTAAGAGTTATGGAAATCAAGAAGTAATAAAAGATTTTAATTTGACTATTGAATGTGGAACTTTCTTAACTATCATAGGTTCATCAGGTTCTGGGAAAACAACAATTTTAAAAATGATAAATGGTCTTATAAAGGCTGATAAAGGAAAAGTACTGATAAATGATAAAAATATCCAAGATGAAGATTTAATTGAACTTAGAAGAAAAATAGGTTATGTAATTCAGGGAAATATTCTATTTCCACATTTAACAGTTTTTGATAATATTGCCTATGTATTAAATTTAAAAAAATATGATAAAAAAGAAATTGAAAAGATAGTAAATGAAAAAATGGATATGTTAAATCTTTCAAGAGATTTAAAAGATAGACTACCAGATGAACTATCAGGTGGACAACAACAGAGAGTTGGAATAGCAAGAGCCTTGGCAGCAAACCCTGATATAATATTGATGGATGAGCCATTTGGAGCAGTTGATGCTATCACAAGATATCAGTTACAAAAAGATTTAAAGGAATTGCATAAAAAGACAGAGGCAACTATTGTCTTTATAACTCACGATATAACAGAAGCTTTAAAGCTAGGAACAAAGGTTTTAGTATTGGATAGAGGAGAAATTCAACAATATGATGTACCTAAAAATATTTGTTCTAATCCTAAAAATGACTTTGTGAAACAATTATTAAAAATGGCAGAGATGTAGAACAAATTTTTAAAAAATGATATAATAAAATATAGAAAATATAGAGGAGGCTAATTATGAAAATTTATGATTTTACTGTAAAAAATAGAAAAGGTGAAGATGTTTCTTTAGAAAATTTTAAAGGAAAAGTTTTATTGATTGTTAATACTGCAACTAGATGTGGATTTACACCACAATATGATGAATTAGAAGCTCTATACTCAAAATATAACAAAGATGGTTTTGAAGTTTTAGACTTCCCTTGTAATCAATTTGGAAATCAAGCTCCAGAAAGTGATGATGAAATCCATACTTTCTGTCAATTGAATTACAAAGTTAAATTTGACCAATTTGCAAAAGTTGAAGTTAATGGTGAAAATGCTATACCACTTTTCAAATATTTACAAGAACAAAAAGGATTTACTGGCTTTGATCCTAAGCATAAACTAACTTCTATACTTAATGAAATGCTTTCAAAAAATGATCCTGACTTTGCTAAAAAATCAGATATAAAGTGGAATTTTACTAAGTTTTTAGTAGATAAGTCTGGAAATGTTGTAGCAAGATTTGAACCTACTACAGGTGCTGAAGAAATAGAAAAAGAAATCAAAAAATATCTATAAAATGAAATTAGCTCTTCTAATAAGAAGAGCTTTTTTATGCTATAATATTTATATAAAATATTAAAATAAGGAGGTTAGAACTTGTTTAAAAAATTTATTTCATATTATAAGCCTCATAAGAAAATGTTTTTTTTAGATTTACTAGCAGCTTTTCTTATTTCTATTTGTGATTTATTCTATCCTATATTAACTCGTTCAATATTATATGATTTTATCCCAAATAGAAAATTAAAAACAATTTTTTTATTTCTATTTATCTTAGCATTAATCTATATTTTTAAAATGCTATCCAATTATTTTGTTGGCTACTATGGACATATTGTTGGAGTAAAAATACAAGCAGATATGAGAAGAGATTTATTTAAGCATATTCAAAATATGCCCATATCTTATTTTGACAAGAATCAGACTGGAGATATTATGTCAAGGATAGTAAATGACCTGATAGATATTTCAGAACTTGCTCACCATGGACCTGAAGATGTTTTCATATCAGGTGTTCTAGTTTTAGGTTCTTTTTTCTATCTAATTAATTTAAATCCTCTATTAACTTGTATAGTTTTCTTCTTTATTCCAATTTTAGCTCTACTTACTATTTTTTTAAGAAAGAGAATGATGAGAGCCTTCGCTGAAACAAGAACTACTGTTGGTGCTATAAATGCAAATTTATCAAATTCTATTTCAGGAATTAGAGTCTCTAAATCTTTTAATAATAGCAAGTTTGAATTTAAAAAATTTGAAGAAGGAAACTCTAAATATATCATTGCAAGAAAGGCAGCATACTTTTGGTTAGCTGTTTTTCAAGGTGGAGTTTACTATATCATAGATACTCTTTATCTTGTTATGCTTTTAAGTGGAACATTATTTACTTATTACGAGAAAATCACTGTAGTAGATTTTGTTACATATATGCTATTTGTTAATTTATTAATAACTCCTGTAAAAAGACTTATTAACTCAGTAGAACAATTTCAAAATGGAATGAGTGGTTTTAAAAGATTCTATGAAGTAATAACTGTTCCTCAAGAAGAAGAAGGAAAAATTGAAGTTGGAAAGTTAAATGGTAACATAGTCTTTGATGAAGTAACTTTTAGATATGAAGAAAATGAAAATGTTTTTGAAAATTTCTCTTTAAATATCAAGGCTGGAACAAATGTAGCTTTAGTTGGTGAATCAGGAGTTGGTAAAAGTACTATTTGCCATTTAATTCCAAGATTCTATGAAATTTTATCTGGTAAAATTACAATAGATGACATAGATATTAAAGATATGACCTTATCTTCACTTAGAAAGAATATAGGGATTGTAAGTCAAGATGTGTTTTTATTTACAGGAACTGTAAAAGAAAATATTGCCTATGGAAAATTAGATGCAACTGATGAAGAAATTTTTAAAGCAGCTAAATATGCAAATATCCATGACTACATTATGACTTTAGAAAAAGGATATGATACTCAAGTTGGTGAAAGAGGTATTCGTTTATCTGGAGGACAAAAACAAAGAATTTCTATCGCTAGAGTTTTTCTAGCTAACCCTCCTATTCTAATTTTAGATGAGGCAACAAGTGCTCTAGACAGTATAACTGAAAGAAATATACAAAAATCTCTAGATGAACTTAGTGAAGGTAGAACAACTTTAGTGGTTGCCCATAGACTAACAACTGTAAGAAAAGCTAATGTCATAATTGTTATCACAAAAGATGGAATAGCTGAAATGGGAAATCATGATGAATTAATGAAGTTAAAAGGAATTTATTACAAGTTAAATCAAGTTTAAAAAAATAAAAAGTAAAAAATAAGTGAGTTACGAATGGAAATTTTAGATAAAAAATTAAAGCAAGTGAGCCGAGCAAATACAGGAGTGTCTGAACGAAGTGATCTTAGAAACTCTTAATGAACTTGTTCATATAGAGTTTCTTAGATCCATGATTTGCAGCGAAACGTTAATTTTTTATCGTTAAGAAATTTACTCAGTAACGAACTATTTTTTACTTTTATTAATTTACAACAGTTTTCTTTTTGTTTATTTTTTATTTTTCAATGAACGTTTATATTCTCTAAAACTATTCCATCTATCGTGGAACCACATCCATTGTTCTGGATGTTTTCTAATAACATCTTCCATAATATTTATCAGATACTGCACATTGTTTTGTACATCTTCCTTGAAATTACCTGTCTTTTTCAATTCTATTTCATCTGTAACATAGATGGTAATTGTGTTGTCATCATTAAAAGTGTTATAGACAAGTAAGAAAGGTAAGTCAAACTTCAATGCCATTGATACTGCTCCACTAGGTGCTTTTGTTTCCTTACCAAAGAAATTAATTATTGCTCCTTTATCTCTATGGTCAGAAAATAGTGCAATAACTTTCTTTTCTCTCAACTTAGAAATTAAAACTCTACTTGTTCTCTCATTTTTTTCTATCACTTCCATATAGTTTGCTTTACCTCTAAGTTTTGTAATATAGTCATTTATATATGGATTTCTTTGCTTTTTAGCAACAGTAATAATTTTATTCTCACCTGTACAAACTGTACTTGCTTCCATATTTCCCATGTGCATAGTAGCAGCCATAACCCCTTTATCTTTTTTACAAGCATTCAACATACTTTCTTGATTTATAATCTTTATATTTTTAGGATTCTTTAGATATTTATCAAACCATAGTGAGCATAAGAAAGCCTTTATCATTATTCTAAAAGATTTTCTTGCAATCTTTTCAATTTCCTCGTCACTCTTTTCAGGAAAAGCCATTTTCAAATTCATAAGGGCTGTCATTCTTCTACTTTTAATTAATTTATATGTAAGATTCCCTAAAAAATCTCCAAACTTAAATCTCAATTTTTCAGGTAATAAGAGTAATAAAAAAATAAAAAATCTAGCAATAATATATTGAATATAATACATAGTAAAATCTCCTTTAAATTTTTCTAATTTATTATAACATATTTTACAGACTTGCTATTCTATTTTTTTTAAATATGTTATAATATTCGATGAATAAAAATACTTTGGAGGTAAAAATGAAAATTGGAATAATTGGTGCTATGCACGAGGAAATAGTTGAATTAAAAAGTTCAATGACTGATATAAATGAAATAGAAATTAGTAATTTAAAATTCTATGAAGGTAAATTATGTTCAAAAGATGTTGTCTTAGTAGAAAGTGGTATAGGAAAAGTTAATGCGGCGATATCTACTACTCTTTTAGTTTCTAATTTTAAAGTTGACAAAATAATATTTACAGGAGTTGCTGGGGCAGTTAATCCTGATATAAAAGTTACTGATATTGTTATTGCGACTGATTTAGTTGAATCTGATATGGATGTAACAGCAGGCGGAAACTATAAATTGGGAGAAATTCCAAGAATGAAAAGTTCTAACTTTAAAGCTGATTCTTATCTTTTCACTTTGGCTGATTCAGTTGCTACAAAACTTTTTGGAACTGAGAGAGTTTATAAAGGAAGAATAATAAGTAGAGATGAATTTGTAGCTTCATCTGAAAAAGTAAAAAAACTTAGAGAAGTTTTTGAAGCTGAATGTGTTGAAATGGAAGGTGCAGCTGTAGCTCATGTCTGTGAAGTATTAAATATACCATTTATAGTTTTGAGATCAATTTCTGATAAAGCAGATGATGAAGCAGGAATGACTTTTGATGAATTTGTAAAAATTGCTGCAAAAAATTCAAAATCAATAGTAGAAGGAATTTTATCAATTATAAAATAGATGGAGGAAAAAATGAATATCGATGCTTTACTTGAAGAATTATATGCTTATTCTATGTTTAGTATAAGACTTGGTTTAGATAATATTAAAGAAATTTGTAAATACTTAGGAAATCCTCAAAATTCATATAAGGTTATACATATAACTGGAACTAATGGAAAAGGTTCTGTTTCAACAACAGTTGAAAGAGTACTAATAGATGCTGGATACAAGGTTGGAAAATACACTTCTCCTCATATACTTGAATTCAATGAAAGAATCTCTTTCAATGACAAATATATCAGCAATGAAGATATTGCTAAATATTATGAAAAAGTCAAAAAGATTATTGAAGAACATAAAATACAAGCAACATTCTTTGAAGTTACAACTGCTATGATGTTTGACTATTTCAAAGATATGAAGGCTGAATATGTAATTTTAGAAGCTGGTATGGGTGGAAGATATGATGCAACAAATATTTGTGACAACACTGTATCTGTAATAACTAATGTTAGCTTAGACCACACAGAATACCTAGGAGATACTATTTATAAAATAGCAACTGAAAAAGCTGGAATAATTAAAAACTGTCCTTACACTATCTTTGCTGATAATAATCCTGATGTAAAAAAAGCAATTGAAGAAGTTACAGATAAATATGTAAATGTCTTAGATAAATATAAAGATAGTACATATAAACTTGATTTTAATACTTTTACAACAAATATAAATATAAATGGAAATATCTATGAATATTCACTTTTTGGTGATTATCAATATAAAAATTTCTTATGTGCCTATGAAGTTTTAAAGTACTTAGGTATAGATGAAAATATAATAAAAGAAGCTATTAAAAAGGTTGTATGGCAATGTAGATTTGAAGTGTTCTCTAAAAATCCACTTGTGATTTTTGATGGAGCTCATAATCCTGCTGGAGTTGAAGAACTTATAAAAATTGTAAAACAACACTTTTCAAAAGATGAAGTTACTGTGTTAGTGTCTATTTTAAAAGATAAAGATAGAGCTTCTATGTTTAAAAAACTAAATGAGATATCTTCTAGTATAGTTTTAACATCTATACCAGACAATCCAAGAGCTTCAACAGCAAAAGAACTATATGATAATGTTGAAAACAAAAAAGACTTTGAATATGAAGAAGATCCAATCAAGGCATATAATTTAGCTTTAAGTAAAAAGAGAAAGCTTACTGTATGTTGCGGTTCTTTCTACATTTTAATTAAGTTAAAAGAGGGCTTAAATGGATAAAAAAAAGAATACAAAATCATCAAATAGGGAGAAGCCTGAAAATAAAAAACAAGAAGTCCCAAAAAAGAAAGGAAACTCTAACACTAATAATATTAAAACTAAAATAAATACAAGTCCTAAAGTTGAACCTAAGGTTAAGAAAAAAACTAGTATAAATTTTCAAAAATTTCTTAACTTTATAGTTTTTCTTGTATTTATTGCTTTCACTTTCTTTATGTATAAAAAAGTCTCTAACCAAGAAAAGTTAGAACAAGCTTTAGTAGAAAATACGACTAAACAAGTAGTTGCAGCTATGAATCTTAGAAATAATGAATTTTATGGTGGAACTAAAACAGAAATAAAAAAAGAGGAAAAAGTTGAAAAAGTAAAAGAAGAAAAGAAAGTTGAAGAAGATATAGTTGAAACTCCTAAAGAAGAAAAAACTGAGACTAAAACTGAGGAGAAGAAAGCTATAATTAAGTCTGAAGAGCCTAAAAAAGAAGAAAAGAAAGTTGAAAAAACTAAGGCAGACTCTAAAGTTGAAGAAAAAGCTAAACCTAAAGAAGCTACTTCTGAAAAGAAAACTGAAACTCCTAAAGAAGTAAAAGCTGAGACTAAAACTGAGGAGAAGAAAGCTATAACTAAGTCTGAAGAGCCTAAAAAAGAGGAAAAGAAAGTTGAAAAACCTAAGGCTGAGACTAAGGTTGAAGAAGAAGCTAAACCTAAAGAAGCTACTTCTGAAAAGAAAACTGAAGCCTCTAAAGAAGAAAAAGCTACTAAAAAAGCTGAAGAAGCTAAAAAAATAGAAGAAGGTAGAGAAACTGTCAAAAAAGTTATGCAAGAAAAAGAAAAGAAGGAAGCTAAAAAAGAAGAAAAGAAAATTGAAAAAACTAAGACAGACTCTAAAGTTGAAGAAAAAGCTAAACCTAAAGAAACTACTTCTGAAAAGAAAACCACTGTAAAAGCTGAAGAAGCCAAAAAAGAAGTAAAGAAAGAAGTTAAAAAAGAAGAAATAAAAACTATAAAAACTAAGAAAGAACCTGTTGAACATTTAAGTAATGAACAAGTTAAGCGAAAATTAACTAAAGAAATTAAAGAGGTTGAGGGGACTTACACTCCTTAAAACTATATGGAGGAGATATGTACACATATACCACTGTCAGAGAAATTGCAGATTCATTAAATTTGGAAATACTGAATGAGGGAAATTTAGATCTAAAAATTGATATCCCTAATATTTATCAAATTGGTTATGAACTTGTTGGTTTTTTAGATAAAGAAAGTGATGAGCTAAATAGATATATCAATATCTGTAGCTTAAAAGAATCAAGATTTATGGCTACTTTTTCTAAAGAAAGAAAAGAAAAAGTTATTTCCGAATATATGGCTCTTGATTTCCCAGCTCTAATCTTTTCAAAAGATGCTATCATAGCTGAAGAATTCTATTATTATGCTAAAAAATACAACAAAAATATTCTTTTAAGCAATGAAAAAGCTTCTGTTACTGTTAGAAAATTAAAATTCTTTCTTTCTAGAGCACTTTCTATTGAAGAAGAATATGAAGATTATTCTCTTATGGAAATTCATGGTGTTGGAGTATTGATGACAGGTTATTCAAATGCTAGAAAAGGTGTTATGATAGAGCTACTTGAAAGAGGTCATCGTATGATAACAGATAAAAATCTAGTTATACGTCGTATTGGTGAAAATGATTTGCTCGGTTACAATGGAAAAAAGAAAGTAAAGCTGGGGCATTTTTATCTAGAAGATATACAAAATGGTTCTGTCGATGTTACAGATCATTTTGGAGTAAAATCAACAAGAATAGAAAAAAAGATAAATATACTTATAGTTTTAGAAGAATGGAAAGAAAAAGAATTCTATGATAGACTTGGGCTTGATACACAATATGAAACTTTTGTTGGTGAAAAAATACAAAAGTTTGTTATACCTGTGAGAAAAGGGAGAAATCTAGCTGTTATCATTGAAACAGCAGCCCTATCATTTAGATTAAAAAGAATGGGACACAATACTCCTTTAGAATTTCTTAATAAATCTCAAGAAATAATACAAAAAAAGAAAAAAGAGAGGGAAGAAAATATGAATACAAATAGTTTAGCAGTTACAAAACTAATAAATGAGTTTGATTTAGAAGTAAAATATGGTAGAGATAAAGTGACAAGTACATATATAAAATCTTCTAATGTGTACCGTCCCTCTTTGTCACTTATAGGATTTTTTGATTTAATAGAAGAAGTTTCTAATATAGGTATACAAATATTTTCAAAAATGGAATTTAATTTCTTAGAAAAACTTTGCCCTACAGAAAGAATTAACAATTTAAAAAAATTCTTGTCTTTTGATATACCTATGATAGTACTGACAGAAGATGCTAATGCTCCTGATTACTTCTTTGAATTAGTACAAAAAAGTGGACATATTTTAGCTATTGCTCCATATAAAAAATCTTCTCAAATAATTGCAAACTTTAATAACTACTTGGACTCTTTCTTCTCAGAAACAATAAGTGTCCATGGAGTTTTAGTTGAGCTTTTTGGTTTTGGAGTTTTACTTACAGGTAAAAGTGGAATAGGAAAAAGTGAAACAGCGTTAGAGCTTATACATAGAGGTCACAGACTTATAGCAGATGACATGGTTAAATTCTATAGAGATACTCAAGGAGACATTGTAGGTAAATCAGCTGAACTTCCATTCTTTATGGAAATAAGAGGTTTAGGAATTATTGATATAAAAACTTTATATGGAATGAGTTCTGTAAGATTATCTAAAAGATTGGATATGATAATAGAGCTAAAAGCACTTGATAACTCTGATTATATGTCAGCTCCAACAACTCATCTATATGAAGATGTACTAGGAAAACCTATTAAGAAAAGAATACTTGAAATTTCTTCAGGTAGAAATGCTGCTGCCATGGTTGAAGTTATGGTTATGGACTATATGTCTGGTTTACTTGGTCAAAAATAAAAGAAAGGAAAATATAAATTGAAAGAATTTATTGAAAAATTTAAAGAAATAAAAACTATTATTGAAGAAAATCAAAATATTATACTAACGGCTCATGTCAATCCTGATGGTGATGCTGTAGGTTCAGGTTTAGGACTATTTCTTACATTAAAAGAAACTTATAAAAATAAGAATATTAGATTTGTTTTACAAGATAGTATTCCCTATACTACCAAATTTTTAAAGGGTTCTGAAGAGATAGAAACATATAACAGTAAAGAAAAATATTCAACTGATTTATTGATATTTTTAGATTCAGCTACAAGAGAAAGAACTGGAGAAACTGGAAAAAATATAGAAGCAAAACTTAGTATTAATATCGATCATCATATGAGTAATCCAAGTTATGGAGATGTGAATTGTGTTATAACATATTCATCTTCAACTTCTGAAATTGTTTATCATTTTATTAAATATATGGATTATAAAATGAATTTAGCTATAGCCGAAGCTTTGTATTTAGGTTTAGTGAATGACACAGGGAATTTCTCTCATAGCAATGTTAAAGTTGAAACTATGATGATGGCTACAGATTTAATTTCACTTGGTGTAAATAATAACTATATAGTAACTAATTTTTTAAACTCAAATTCTTATCAAACTTTAAAAATGTTAGGAGATGCCTTAACAAAGTTTGAATTTTATCCTGAAAAGAAATTATCATACTATTATTTAGATCATGAAACTATGCAAAAATATGGAGCTAAAAAAGAAGACACTGAAGGTGTAGTTGAAAAAATTCTATCATACTATGAAGCTTCTGTTTCATTATTTTTAAGAGAAGAAACTGATGGAAAAATCAAAGGAAGTATGAGATCTAAGTATGAGACAAATGTCAATAAAATTGCTGCTCTTTTTGGTGGTGGTGGTCACTATAAAGCCGCAGGTTTTTCAAGTGATTTAAGCCCTAAAGAAATCTTAGATATTGTTTTAAAAAACTTAGACTGAGGTAATAAAAATGAAAAAAATAAAAATATTAGTCATTTTAATTTTAAGTCTCCTATTAATTTCTTGTGGTAATAAAGAAGAAACTGTTGAAAAGGTTGAGCAAATATTTTACACTGCTATGCCTAAGCAAGAGTATAATTTAAATCCTCAATCTTATACTGGAAATGAAAGAGCTTTAATAACTCAAATATTTGAAGGCTTAACTGAATTAAAAGATGAAGGTGCA encodes the following:
- the hprK gene encoding HPr(Ser) kinase/phosphatase gives rise to the protein MYTYTTVREIADSLNLEILNEGNLDLKIDIPNIYQIGYELVGFLDKESDELNRYINICSLKESRFMATFSKERKEKVISEYMALDFPALIFSKDAIIAEEFYYYAKKYNKNILLSNEKASVTVRKLKFFLSRALSIEEEYEDYSLMEIHGVGVLMTGYSNARKGVMIELLERGHRMITDKNLVIRRIGENDLLGYNGKKKVKLGHFYLEDIQNGSVDVTDHFGVKSTRIEKKINILIVLEEWKEKEFYDRLGLDTQYETFVGEKIQKFVIPVRKGRNLAVIIETAALSFRLKRMGHNTPLEFLNKSQEIIQKKKKEREENMNTNSLAVTKLINEFDLEVKYGRDKVTSTYIKSSNVYRPSLSLIGFFDLIEEVSNIGIQIFSKMEFNFLEKLCPTERINNLKKFLSFDIPMIVLTEDANAPDYFFELVQKSGHILAIAPYKKSSQIIANFNNYLDSFFSETISVHGVLVELFGFGVLLTGKSGIGKSETALELIHRGHRLIADDMVKFYRDTQGDIVGKSAELPFFMEIRGLGIIDIKTLYGMSSVRLSKRLDMIIELKALDNSDYMSAPTTHLYEDVLGKPIKKRILEISSGRNAAAMVEVMVMDYMSGLLGQK
- a CDS encoding DHH family phosphoesterase, translated to MKEFIEKFKEIKTIIEENQNIILTAHVNPDGDAVGSGLGLFLTLKETYKNKNIRFVLQDSIPYTTKFLKGSEEIETYNSKEKYSTDLLIFLDSATRERTGETGKNIEAKLSINIDHHMSNPSYGDVNCVITYSSSTSEIVYHFIKYMDYKMNLAIAEALYLGLVNDTGNFSHSNVKVETMMMATDLISLGVNNNYIVTNFLNSNSYQTLKMLGDALTKFEFYPEKKLSYYYLDHETMQKYGAKKEDTEGVVEKILSYYEASVSLFLREETDGKIKGSMRSKYETNVNKIAALFGGGGHYKAAGFSSDLSPKEILDIVLKNLD